The following coding sequences are from one Manis pentadactyla isolate mManPen7 chromosome 13, mManPen7.hap1, whole genome shotgun sequence window:
- the EXPH5 gene encoding exophilin-5 isoform X3, protein MGLICHKLQKTKRDIRWLQGVTGEWFEEIQRKKFCNEMDVSQMLKQPLTFRLRKGMAENDCMESHTSRSKNTPNPRNTTSVPSRLNFRSSFASLFSFRKSRKETSKLRLLGRKGCDGHVGPPVSVRQTITQARIYPPPPEYQPVDSAFVCKPAGMREGGVMLPWDASLLENEFFQVLDDLDSTLAQEQSASSVNTRAPLNHGSTRQFSHFYSSENKHGNITGRHKNHYNDTPNMSFYNILRPGNPREGFKIFSPRTRTIYDMYRTRDPRVLKEDHVQMNTFGSASLCFDSRQQSASPATRYFTARSLHFPTITQNKNGFIPASHQQSPKRTPLSSIIWNRPDSSRERPDREEFLRAPSPMEVDSSDQYTYSRCFQENRGYEFYRSQSIYQTVGLNTPMDNAMSPDPFENLENMPFYHQENPFARSFFSKTFGHSRGQRFGQSPFWGQQEEHSSCPDFHQSRKPFTSSDRDFELISSEANGASPGHGQNVPPQHWGSFSPNYRTNISGEQKQPHPWQFASQTSTLESMEVSQGNGNHTTHFGTPNACSMTGSSYHIRSGGLECQQDSSSTEVHIHKEPYSFGRAQTVASSFKTSFPQVPDNRGNPQSPNFQNPTITLQKSKPPSLPIKSYTEITEVNSNSVDSPPLIENQPNILVTEVNNEKDLNESILEKDKQLDEVDQTNVTGETPQAVSQTVITDPVPGFQNPRSQDLAKCIFDAMEEQCTTTHSANCSKSAASHSIPCDSLDLSAGTLPDSSPLNDSCLDALGIPSAAGFSRKSPAGKDPSLGEREEKDSSKSQSTHFSVGPSENQKRDASCMPVHNREADAIECHLHPPLREGKGKGKVRHCISCPEKLSNTEGRSTPASGSSSLTEVNQSNPVAPGLHTVYCTLPRTPAGFLSNRKSESKIMASSFRNEPLPFQVENNVEDPIGKYTSIEFSPSSSESESKCSKAVSDSVSAVPEATGGMTDPKSTGPASGRKGPPPLLIERAVSCPSGAPSASTGKGGKGTCLYSDTDASAVTPRPWGRVVNPLGSDSSVTDCPLTQGHSQKDCSPECTKNDGKSAASRAGIFSLSDEDPLPFSSDMSGKGSRKTLHKFKTTSMFSVSEDEDNVKCLEVVSVYYTLPRKPSKKFCSLLQKFTQNIDSLTEATKSETETFSHVLEKDKVNYSTQEQSGTLSAGDLKMLVSSAQNSRCLSHATENMTILQLPGIRPSESMLQEIASIEADAPLHKGGPNAGEMSPENVAKTQNRRERGVKLQSETLHASSMLQEKEVTEEKSENYQQPVESGNSGPSTLSSHSDKNVENSQTIRGSGEYAGHGRANTATGNGRCLQNDATGIAIDESSSGLQPGGSGGGKGAGFQKKTERAVSDSESQIFALTPALQKLQLDEKTCLGETDLDSFQSESSELPQRSQVVNTTENSKAEGEMQELAQGQPLYPGRGNKNKTILDDLEKGKSRSSGKHRLAAMSKAGRKYPSKDLSPRRHVATVFPQSGNGSAKCLSFGMPECHPLSPEPTSKSTESTDGSRLNNDGVDVAKSEISNREASIHLSKWKPNSTSQPRKNKLKNISEPPPKYENSKDVTVSPILERKSGDLAQGTFTTIREAAFSDHRKRLNSPFPLETADQSIISIPLATCQQQRSASSPEWEPELHPYRSKSLKGINVHGDLLRKSSPPKVRDRHFSESTSIDSTLSQLTLGNEFSNSGYGRKFRSFSELPSCNANKSSAVYSGRKKAGPLSATSISRPIDYGIFGKDQQLAFLENVKRSLTQGRLWKPSFLKNPGFLKDDIINPPNPAGSSNSNSPRNQMPEDGLFPSAPLNIYEEDPVDSDCNTDTTTDDEYYLDENDKESEL, encoded by the exons cAAACTCCAGAAGACAAAGAGGGATATCAGATGGCTTCAAGGAGTGACTGGTGAATGGTTTgaagaaattcaaagaaaaaagttttgcAATGAAATGGATGTTAGCCAAATGTTAAAACAACCACTTACATTCAGGCTAAGGAAAGGGATGGCAGAGAATG ATTGTATGGAATCACACACATCAAGATCTAAAAATACACCTAATCCAAGAAACACAACATCGGTTCCTTCTCGGCTGAACTTCAGATCATCATTTGCTTCCCTGTTCTCATTCAGAAAATCCAGAAAGGAGACTTCAAAGCTTCGATTGCTAGGACGGAAAGG ATGTGATGGCCACGTAGGACCTCCTGTGTCTGTGAGGCAAACTATTACA CAGGCAAGAATATACCCCCCACCTCCAGAATATCAACCAGTTGACAGTGCATTTGTCTGCAAACCAGCAGGCATGAGGGAGGGAGGTGTCATGCTTCCTTGGGATGCTTCACTGCTGGAGAATGAGTTTTTCCAAG ttttagaTGATCTGGATAGCACACTGGCTCAGGAACAATCTGCAAGCTCAGTGAATACCAGAGCACCCCTCAACCATGGATCAACAAGACAGTTCAGTCATTTTTATTCCAGTGAGAACAAACATGGTAATATCACAGGAAGGCACAAAAATCACTATAATGACACTCCTAATATGTCTTTCTATAACATCCTAAGACCAGGAAACCCCAGGGAAGGTTTCAAAATCTTTTCTCCTAGAACAAGGACAATTTATGATATGTACAGGACAAGGGATCCCAGAGTCTTAAAAGAAGATCACGTGCAAATGAACACTTTTGGTAGTGCTTCTCTGTGTTTTGACAGCAGGCAACAATCAGCCTCACCAGCTACAAGATATTTCACAGCAAGAAGCTTACATTTCCCAACTATAACTCAGAACAAGAATGGGTTTATACCAGCAAGCCACCAGCAGAGCCCAAAGAGAACTCCTTTATCATCCATCATATGGAATAGACCAGATTCTTCTAGAGAGAGGCCGGACCGGGAAGAGTTTCTAAGGGCACCATCACCAATGGAAGTTGACTCTTCTGACCAGTATACGTATTCCAGGTGTTTTCAGGAGAATAGGGGATATGAATTTTACCGTTCACAGAGTATTTACCAAACTGTTGGCTTAAATACCCCCATGGATAATGCAATGAGTCCTGACCCATTTGAGAACTTGGAGAATATGCCATTCTACCATCAAGAAAACCCATTTGCTAGGTCTTTCTTTAGCAAAACCTTTGGACACAGCAGGGGACAGAGATTTGGACAGAGTCCTTTTTGGGGGCAACAGGAAGAACACTCTTCCTGCCCTGACTTTCATCAAAGCAGGAAACCATTCACTTCTTCTGACAGAGACTTTGAATTGATTTCCAGTGAAGCAAATGGTGCATCACCTGGCCATGGCCAGAATGTTCCTCCTCAACACTGGGGATCATTTTCACCCAATTACAGAACAAATATTTCTGGAGAGCAAAAACAGCCACATCCCTGGCAGTTTGCTTCTCAGACTTCCACACTGGAGAGCATGGAGGTGTCACAAGGTAATGGGAACCACACAACTCATTTTGGCACACCGAATGCTTGCTCCATGACTGGTTCAAGCTATCACATCAGATCTGGTGGGTTAGAATGTCAACAGGACAGTTCTTCTACagaagtacatatacacaaagaacCTTACTCATTTGGACGTGCTCAGACTGTAGCATCCTCATTCAAAACTTCCTTTCCCCAGGTTCCTGATAACAGAGGGAATCCTCAGAGTCCCAACTTTCAGAATCCTACAATCACTTTGCAGAAAAGTAAGCCTCCCTCTCTCCCAATAAAAAGCTATACAGAAATCACTGAGGTCAACAGCAATTCAGTTGATTCTCCCCCTCTTATTGAAAATCAACCCAATATCTTGGTCACTGAAGTAAATAATGAGAAAGACTTGAATGAATCTATTTTGGAAAAAGACAAACAGCTAGATGAGGTGGACCAGACAAATGTGACAGGCGAAACACCCCAAGCTGTCTCACAGACAGTAATCACTGATCCCGTACCTGGTTTTCAAAATCCCCGTTCCCAGGACTTAGCCAAATGCATTTTTGATGCCATGGAAGAACAATGTACCACAACTCACTCTGCCAACTGCAGCAAGTCAGCTGCTAGCCACAGTATTCCATGCGATTCTCTAGATCTGTCAGCAGGTACATTGCCAGATTCCTCACCACTGAATGACTCCTGCCTTGATGCTCTGGGGATTCCTTCTGCTGCAGGGTTCTCCAGGAAGAGCCCTGCAGGCAAAGATCCATCtctgggagaaagagaagaaaaagatagtAGCAAGAGCCAAAGTACTCATTTTTCTGTAGGCCCCTCAGAAAACCAAAAACGTGATGCTAGTTGTATGCCTGTACATAACAGAGAGGCTGATGCTATCGAGTGCCATTTACACCCTCCTttgagggaaggaaagggaaaaggaaaagtaaGACATTGCATATCCTGTCCTGAAAAGTTAAGCAATACAGAGGGTAGATCCACACCCGCAAGTGGAAGCAGCAGCCTCACTGAGGTGAACCAAAGCAATCCCGTGGCTCCTGGGCTTCACACAGTTTATTGTACCTTACCAAGAACACCAGCCGGTTTTCTCAGTAACAGGAAGTCAGAAAGTAAGATAATGGCTTCTTCTTTCAGAAATGAGCCACTTCCATTCCAAGTGGAAAATAATGTGGAAGATCCCATAGGGAAGTACACATCAATCGAATTCAGTCCCAGTTCCTCTGAGTCGGAAAGCAAATGCTCCAAAGCAGTTTCAGACTCAGTCTCAGCAGTACCTGAAGCCACAGGAGGGATGACAGATCCGAAAAGCACTGGACCTGCTTCTGGTAGAAAAGGACCACCTCCACTCCTCATTGAGAGGGCTGTGTCTTGTCCTTCGGGGGCACCGTCCGCCTCAACTGGAAAAGGTGGAAAGGGGACATGCTTGTACTCAGACACAGATGCTTCTGCTGTGACACCGAGGCCCTGGGGGAGGGTTGTTAACCCTCTGGGGAGTGACTCATCTGTTACAGACTGTCCTTTAACCCAAGGACACTCCCAAAAGGACTGCTCCCCAGAATGCACTAAAAATGATGGCAAGAGTGCTGCCTCCAGGGCGGGGATATTTTCCCTTTCAGATGAAGACCCTTTACCTTTTTCTTCAGACATGTCAGGAAAAGGAAGCAGGAAAACATTACATAAATTTAAGACTACTagtatgttttctgtttctgagGATGAAGATAATGTAAAATGTCTTGAGGTGGTTTCCGTATATTATACTCTACCGAGGAAGCCCAGCAAAAAGTTCTGCAGCCTCCTTCAGAAGTTTACACAAAACATTGATTCACTTACAGAAGCAACTAAATCGGAGACTGAAACATTTTCTCATGTTTTAGAAAAAGACAAAGTGAATTATTCTACACAAGAACAGTCAGGAACACTTTCAGCTGGAGATCTCAAAATGCTGGTCAGCTCTGCTCAGAACAGCCGTTGTCTTTCTCATGCCACTGAAAATATGACAATTTTACAATTACCAGGTATTAGGCCCTCAGAATCTATGTTACAGGAAATAGCTTCTATTGAGGCAGATGCTCCTCTTCATAAAGGGGGACCTAACGCTGGAGAGATGTCCCCTGAAAACGTAGCTAAAACAcaaaacaggagagagagaggggtgaaaTTGCAAAGTGAAACTCTGCATGCGTCATCGATGCTTCAGGAAAAAGAAGTTACAGAAGAGAAATCTGAAAATTATCAGCAACCCGTTGAATCAGGTAACAGTGGGCCTTCTACTCTTTCAAGCCATTCAGACAAGAATGTTGAAAATTCCCAAACTATAAGAGGTTCTGGGGAGTACGCAGGTCATGGTCGCGCCAATACAGCTACCGGAAATGGAAGGTGTCTTCAGAACGATGCCACAGGCATAGCTATAGACGAGAGCTCCAGCGGACTGCAGCCCGGGGGATCCGGGGGCGGAAAGGGGGCAGGTTTCCAAAAAAAGACTGAGAGAGCAGTCTCTGACTCAGAAAGTCAAATCTTTGCTCTTACTCCCGCTTTGCAAAAACTACAGCTGGATGAAAAGACTTGTCTAGGTGAAACAGATTTAGACAGTTTTCAATCTGAATCCAGTGAGCTTCCTCAAAGAAGTCAGGTGGTAAATACGACAGAGAACAGCAAGGCTGAAGGTGAAATGCAGGAGTTGGCTCAGGGTCAACCTTTATATCCTGGAagaggtaataaaaataaaaccatcttGGATGACCTAGAGAAAGGGAAAAGCAGATCTTCAGGTAAACACAGATTGGCAGCCATGTCCAAAGCAGGCAGGAAATATCCTTCTAAAGATTTAAGCCCCAGAAGGCATGTAGCTACTGTCTTCCCCCAAAGTGGGAATGGTTCTGCCAAATGCTTATCCTTTGGCATGCCAGAGTGCCACCCACTGTCGCCAGAGCCTACTTCAAAGTCCACGGAATCCACAGATGGAAGCAGGTTAAATAATGATGGAGTGGATGTGGCGAAATCTGAGATATCCAACAGAGAAGCTTCTATACACTTAAGCAAGTGGAAGCCTAACAGCACTTCACAACCACGTAAGAATAAGTTAAAAAACATATCAGAACCTCCACCAAAATATGAGAATTCTAAAGATGTAACAGTATCTCCAATTTTGGAAAGAAAGTCAGGAGACCTGGCCCAAGGCACGTTCACGACCATCAGGGAAGCAGCCTTCTCTGACCATCGGAAGAGGCTGAACTCTCCTTTTCCACTGGAAACTGCAGATCAATCTATAATAAGCATCCCACTGGCCACTTGTCAGCAGCAAAGGAGTGCTTCATCTCCAGAGTGGGAACCTGAGCTGCACCCCTATCGTTCAAAGAGTTTAAAAGGCATCAATGTGCATGGTGATCTGCTTCGCAAAAGTAGCCCTCCAAAAGTCCGGGACCGCCATTTCTCTGAAAGCACTTCTATTGACAGTACCCTGAGTCAACTGACCCTTGGGAATGAATTCTCTAACAGCGGGTATGGTAGAAAATTCAGATCTTTTTCTGAACTTCCCTCCTGCAATGCAAATAAGAGTAGTGCTGTGTACAGTGGCAGGAAAAAAGCAGGTCCCCTGTCTGCAACATCTATATCCAGACCTATTGACTATGGGATTTTTGGGAAAGACCAACAGTTGGCTTTCTTGGAGAATGTGAAGCGGTCACTCACACAAGGAAGACTATGGAAACCAAGTTTTCTTAAGAACCCTGGCTTCCTGAAAGATGATATAATTAATCCCCCTAACCCAGCCGGGTCATCAAACTCAAATTCTCCTAGAAATCAGATGCCAGAAGATGGTTTATTTCCAAGTGCACCACTTAATATCTATGAAGAGGACCCAGTAGACTCAGATTGTAACACAGACACAACCACAGATGATGAATACTACCTGGATGAAAATGACAAAGAGTCAGAACTGTGA
- the EXPH5 gene encoding exophilin-5 isoform X2 produces MTKAPQGFDFSFLNDEEARKILQVLERNEELQRAEKDRISKLQKTKRDIRWLQGVTGEWFEEIQRKKFCNEMDVSQMLKQPLTFRLRKGMAENDCMESHTSRSKNTPNPRNTTSVPSRLNFRSSFASLFSFRKSRKETSKLRLLGRKGCDGHVGPPVSVRQTITARIYPPPPEYQPVDSAFVCKPAGMREGGVMLPWDASLLENEFFQVLDDLDSTLAQEQSASSVNTRAPLNHGSTRQFSHFYSSENKHGNITGRHKNHYNDTPNMSFYNILRPGNPREGFKIFSPRTRTIYDMYRTRDPRVLKEDHVQMNTFGSASLCFDSRQQSASPATRYFTARSLHFPTITQNKNGFIPASHQQSPKRTPLSSIIWNRPDSSRERPDREEFLRAPSPMEVDSSDQYTYSRCFQENRGYEFYRSQSIYQTVGLNTPMDNAMSPDPFENLENMPFYHQENPFARSFFSKTFGHSRGQRFGQSPFWGQQEEHSSCPDFHQSRKPFTSSDRDFELISSEANGASPGHGQNVPPQHWGSFSPNYRTNISGEQKQPHPWQFASQTSTLESMEVSQGNGNHTTHFGTPNACSMTGSSYHIRSGGLECQQDSSSTEVHIHKEPYSFGRAQTVASSFKTSFPQVPDNRGNPQSPNFQNPTITLQKSKPPSLPIKSYTEITEVNSNSVDSPPLIENQPNILVTEVNNEKDLNESILEKDKQLDEVDQTNVTGETPQAVSQTVITDPVPGFQNPRSQDLAKCIFDAMEEQCTTTHSANCSKSAASHSIPCDSLDLSAGTLPDSSPLNDSCLDALGIPSAAGFSRKSPAGKDPSLGEREEKDSSKSQSTHFSVGPSENQKRDASCMPVHNREADAIECHLHPPLREGKGKGKVRHCISCPEKLSNTEGRSTPASGSSSLTEVNQSNPVAPGLHTVYCTLPRTPAGFLSNRKSESKIMASSFRNEPLPFQVENNVEDPIGKYTSIEFSPSSSESESKCSKAVSDSVSAVPEATGGMTDPKSTGPASGRKGPPPLLIERAVSCPSGAPSASTGKGGKGTCLYSDTDASAVTPRPWGRVVNPLGSDSSVTDCPLTQGHSQKDCSPECTKNDGKSAASRAGIFSLSDEDPLPFSSDMSGKGSRKTLHKFKTTSMFSVSEDEDNVKCLEVVSVYYTLPRKPSKKFCSLLQKFTQNIDSLTEATKSETETFSHVLEKDKVNYSTQEQSGTLSAGDLKMLVSSAQNSRCLSHATENMTILQLPGIRPSESMLQEIASIEADAPLHKGGPNAGEMSPENVAKTQNRRERGVKLQSETLHASSMLQEKEVTEEKSENYQQPVESGNSGPSTLSSHSDKNVENSQTIRGSGEYAGHGRANTATGNGRCLQNDATGIAIDESSSGLQPGGSGGGKGAGFQKKTERAVSDSESQIFALTPALQKLQLDEKTCLGETDLDSFQSESSELPQRSQVVNTTENSKAEGEMQELAQGQPLYPGRGNKNKTILDDLEKGKSRSSGKHRLAAMSKAGRKYPSKDLSPRRHVATVFPQSGNGSAKCLSFGMPECHPLSPEPTSKSTESTDGSRLNNDGVDVAKSEISNREASIHLSKWKPNSTSQPRKNKLKNISEPPPKYENSKDVTVSPILERKSGDLAQGTFTTIREAAFSDHRKRLNSPFPLETADQSIISIPLATCQQQRSASSPEWEPELHPYRSKSLKGINVHGDLLRKSSPPKVRDRHFSESTSIDSTLSQLTLGNEFSNSGYGRKFRSFSELPSCNANKSSAVYSGRKKAGPLSATSISRPIDYGIFGKDQQLAFLENVKRSLTQGRLWKPSFLKNPGFLKDDIINPPNPAGSSNSNSPRNQMPEDGLFPSAPLNIYEEDPVDSDCNTDTTTDDEYYLDENDKESEL; encoded by the exons cAAACTCCAGAAGACAAAGAGGGATATCAGATGGCTTCAAGGAGTGACTGGTGAATGGTTTgaagaaattcaaagaaaaaagttttgcAATGAAATGGATGTTAGCCAAATGTTAAAACAACCACTTACATTCAGGCTAAGGAAAGGGATGGCAGAGAATG ATTGTATGGAATCACACACATCAAGATCTAAAAATACACCTAATCCAAGAAACACAACATCGGTTCCTTCTCGGCTGAACTTCAGATCATCATTTGCTTCCCTGTTCTCATTCAGAAAATCCAGAAAGGAGACTTCAAAGCTTCGATTGCTAGGACGGAAAGG ATGTGATGGCCACGTAGGACCTCCTGTGTCTGTGAGGCAAACTATTACA GCAAGAATATACCCCCCACCTCCAGAATATCAACCAGTTGACAGTGCATTTGTCTGCAAACCAGCAGGCATGAGGGAGGGAGGTGTCATGCTTCCTTGGGATGCTTCACTGCTGGAGAATGAGTTTTTCCAAG ttttagaTGATCTGGATAGCACACTGGCTCAGGAACAATCTGCAAGCTCAGTGAATACCAGAGCACCCCTCAACCATGGATCAACAAGACAGTTCAGTCATTTTTATTCCAGTGAGAACAAACATGGTAATATCACAGGAAGGCACAAAAATCACTATAATGACACTCCTAATATGTCTTTCTATAACATCCTAAGACCAGGAAACCCCAGGGAAGGTTTCAAAATCTTTTCTCCTAGAACAAGGACAATTTATGATATGTACAGGACAAGGGATCCCAGAGTCTTAAAAGAAGATCACGTGCAAATGAACACTTTTGGTAGTGCTTCTCTGTGTTTTGACAGCAGGCAACAATCAGCCTCACCAGCTACAAGATATTTCACAGCAAGAAGCTTACATTTCCCAACTATAACTCAGAACAAGAATGGGTTTATACCAGCAAGCCACCAGCAGAGCCCAAAGAGAACTCCTTTATCATCCATCATATGGAATAGACCAGATTCTTCTAGAGAGAGGCCGGACCGGGAAGAGTTTCTAAGGGCACCATCACCAATGGAAGTTGACTCTTCTGACCAGTATACGTATTCCAGGTGTTTTCAGGAGAATAGGGGATATGAATTTTACCGTTCACAGAGTATTTACCAAACTGTTGGCTTAAATACCCCCATGGATAATGCAATGAGTCCTGACCCATTTGAGAACTTGGAGAATATGCCATTCTACCATCAAGAAAACCCATTTGCTAGGTCTTTCTTTAGCAAAACCTTTGGACACAGCAGGGGACAGAGATTTGGACAGAGTCCTTTTTGGGGGCAACAGGAAGAACACTCTTCCTGCCCTGACTTTCATCAAAGCAGGAAACCATTCACTTCTTCTGACAGAGACTTTGAATTGATTTCCAGTGAAGCAAATGGTGCATCACCTGGCCATGGCCAGAATGTTCCTCCTCAACACTGGGGATCATTTTCACCCAATTACAGAACAAATATTTCTGGAGAGCAAAAACAGCCACATCCCTGGCAGTTTGCTTCTCAGACTTCCACACTGGAGAGCATGGAGGTGTCACAAGGTAATGGGAACCACACAACTCATTTTGGCACACCGAATGCTTGCTCCATGACTGGTTCAAGCTATCACATCAGATCTGGTGGGTTAGAATGTCAACAGGACAGTTCTTCTACagaagtacatatacacaaagaacCTTACTCATTTGGACGTGCTCAGACTGTAGCATCCTCATTCAAAACTTCCTTTCCCCAGGTTCCTGATAACAGAGGGAATCCTCAGAGTCCCAACTTTCAGAATCCTACAATCACTTTGCAGAAAAGTAAGCCTCCCTCTCTCCCAATAAAAAGCTATACAGAAATCACTGAGGTCAACAGCAATTCAGTTGATTCTCCCCCTCTTATTGAAAATCAACCCAATATCTTGGTCACTGAAGTAAATAATGAGAAAGACTTGAATGAATCTATTTTGGAAAAAGACAAACAGCTAGATGAGGTGGACCAGACAAATGTGACAGGCGAAACACCCCAAGCTGTCTCACAGACAGTAATCACTGATCCCGTACCTGGTTTTCAAAATCCCCGTTCCCAGGACTTAGCCAAATGCATTTTTGATGCCATGGAAGAACAATGTACCACAACTCACTCTGCCAACTGCAGCAAGTCAGCTGCTAGCCACAGTATTCCATGCGATTCTCTAGATCTGTCAGCAGGTACATTGCCAGATTCCTCACCACTGAATGACTCCTGCCTTGATGCTCTGGGGATTCCTTCTGCTGCAGGGTTCTCCAGGAAGAGCCCTGCAGGCAAAGATCCATCtctgggagaaagagaagaaaaagatagtAGCAAGAGCCAAAGTACTCATTTTTCTGTAGGCCCCTCAGAAAACCAAAAACGTGATGCTAGTTGTATGCCTGTACATAACAGAGAGGCTGATGCTATCGAGTGCCATTTACACCCTCCTttgagggaaggaaagggaaaaggaaaagtaaGACATTGCATATCCTGTCCTGAAAAGTTAAGCAATACAGAGGGTAGATCCACACCCGCAAGTGGAAGCAGCAGCCTCACTGAGGTGAACCAAAGCAATCCCGTGGCTCCTGGGCTTCACACAGTTTATTGTACCTTACCAAGAACACCAGCCGGTTTTCTCAGTAACAGGAAGTCAGAAAGTAAGATAATGGCTTCTTCTTTCAGAAATGAGCCACTTCCATTCCAAGTGGAAAATAATGTGGAAGATCCCATAGGGAAGTACACATCAATCGAATTCAGTCCCAGTTCCTCTGAGTCGGAAAGCAAATGCTCCAAAGCAGTTTCAGACTCAGTCTCAGCAGTACCTGAAGCCACAGGAGGGATGACAGATCCGAAAAGCACTGGACCTGCTTCTGGTAGAAAAGGACCACCTCCACTCCTCATTGAGAGGGCTGTGTCTTGTCCTTCGGGGGCACCGTCCGCCTCAACTGGAAAAGGTGGAAAGGGGACATGCTTGTACTCAGACACAGATGCTTCTGCTGTGACACCGAGGCCCTGGGGGAGGGTTGTTAACCCTCTGGGGAGTGACTCATCTGTTACAGACTGTCCTTTAACCCAAGGACACTCCCAAAAGGACTGCTCCCCAGAATGCACTAAAAATGATGGCAAGAGTGCTGCCTCCAGGGCGGGGATATTTTCCCTTTCAGATGAAGACCCTTTACCTTTTTCTTCAGACATGTCAGGAAAAGGAAGCAGGAAAACATTACATAAATTTAAGACTACTagtatgttttctgtttctgagGATGAAGATAATGTAAAATGTCTTGAGGTGGTTTCCGTATATTATACTCTACCGAGGAAGCCCAGCAAAAAGTTCTGCAGCCTCCTTCAGAAGTTTACACAAAACATTGATTCACTTACAGAAGCAACTAAATCGGAGACTGAAACATTTTCTCATGTTTTAGAAAAAGACAAAGTGAATTATTCTACACAAGAACAGTCAGGAACACTTTCAGCTGGAGATCTCAAAATGCTGGTCAGCTCTGCTCAGAACAGCCGTTGTCTTTCTCATGCCACTGAAAATATGACAATTTTACAATTACCAGGTATTAGGCCCTCAGAATCTATGTTACAGGAAATAGCTTCTATTGAGGCAGATGCTCCTCTTCATAAAGGGGGACCTAACGCTGGAGAGATGTCCCCTGAAAACGTAGCTAAAACAcaaaacaggagagagagaggggtgaaaTTGCAAAGTGAAACTCTGCATGCGTCATCGATGCTTCAGGAAAAAGAAGTTACAGAAGAGAAATCTGAAAATTATCAGCAACCCGTTGAATCAGGTAACAGTGGGCCTTCTACTCTTTCAAGCCATTCAGACAAGAATGTTGAAAATTCCCAAACTATAAGAGGTTCTGGGGAGTACGCAGGTCATGGTCGCGCCAATACAGCTACCGGAAATGGAAGGTGTCTTCAGAACGATGCCACAGGCATAGCTATAGACGAGAGCTCCAGCGGACTGCAGCCCGGGGGATCCGGGGGCGGAAAGGGGGCAGGTTTCCAAAAAAAGACTGAGAGAGCAGTCTCTGACTCAGAAAGTCAAATCTTTGCTCTTACTCCCGCTTTGCAAAAACTACAGCTGGATGAAAAGACTTGTCTAGGTGAAACAGATTTAGACAGTTTTCAATCTGAATCCAGTGAGCTTCCTCAAAGAAGTCAGGTGGTAAATACGACAGAGAACAGCAAGGCTGAAGGTGAAATGCAGGAGTTGGCTCAGGGTCAACCTTTATATCCTGGAagaggtaataaaaataaaaccatcttGGATGACCTAGAGAAAGGGAAAAGCAGATCTTCAGGTAAACACAGATTGGCAGCCATGTCCAAAGCAGGCAGGAAATATCCTTCTAAAGATTTAAGCCCCAGAAGGCATGTAGCTACTGTCTTCCCCCAAAGTGGGAATGGTTCTGCCAAATGCTTATCCTTTGGCATGCCAGAGTGCCACCCACTGTCGCCAGAGCCTACTTCAAAGTCCACGGAATCCACAGATGGAAGCAGGTTAAATAATGATGGAGTGGATGTGGCGAAATCTGAGATATCCAACAGAGAAGCTTCTATACACTTAAGCAAGTGGAAGCCTAACAGCACTTCACAACCACGTAAGAATAAGTTAAAAAACATATCAGAACCTCCACCAAAATATGAGAATTCTAAAGATGTAACAGTATCTCCAATTTTGGAAAGAAAGTCAGGAGACCTGGCCCAAGGCACGTTCACGACCATCAGGGAAGCAGCCTTCTCTGACCATCGGAAGAGGCTGAACTCTCCTTTTCCACTGGAAACTGCAGATCAATCTATAATAAGCATCCCACTGGCCACTTGTCAGCAGCAAAGGAGTGCTTCATCTCCAGAGTGGGAACCTGAGCTGCACCCCTATCGTTCAAAGAGTTTAAAAGGCATCAATGTGCATGGTGATCTGCTTCGCAAAAGTAGCCCTCCAAAAGTCCGGGACCGCCATTTCTCTGAAAGCACTTCTATTGACAGTACCCTGAGTCAACTGACCCTTGGGAATGAATTCTCTAACAGCGGGTATGGTAGAAAATTCAGATCTTTTTCTGAACTTCCCTCCTGCAATGCAAATAAGAGTAGTGCTGTGTACAGTGGCAGGAAAAAAGCAGGTCCCCTGTCTGCAACATCTATATCCAGACCTATTGACTATGGGATTTTTGGGAAAGACCAACAGTTGGCTTTCTTGGAGAATGTGAAGCGGTCACTCACACAAGGAAGACTATGGAAACCAAGTTTTCTTAAGAACCCTGGCTTCCTGAAAGATGATATAATTAATCCCCCTAACCCAGCCGGGTCATCAAACTCAAATTCTCCTAGAAATCAGATGCCAGAAGATGGTTTATTTCCAAGTGCACCACTTAATATCTATGAAGAGGACCCAGTAGACTCAGATTGTAACACAGACACAACCACAGATGATGAATACTACCTGGATGAAAATGACAAAGAGTCAGAACTGTGA